One Streptomyces sp. CG4 genomic window, CCGGCCGACCGTGGCCCACGCACTCCCCTGTGACCCCCCTCTTTCCCTCTCCTCCCCGTCACCACGTACGTCGCTTCATCCTCCTCAGCACCAGGAAACACCCGTTCGGGCGAACCCTCCACCGGAGAACGCGGCCCCCGGCTCCGCCATGACACCCGTTCGGCCCGCCCGTCCCCCGATCGCGGGCCTCCCGCTGGCGCCCCCGCCCGAGGGGCCCTTGTCTGGAAGCGTGCCCCCACGCCTCAGGAGCGCCTTGTCGGCCGTACTGCTCGCCCTGACCTGCCTGCTCGTGCCGTTCGGCGCGCTCGCGGCCTGGGCCGCCTACGGACTCGCCGACACCGGCCGCTACGTCACCGCGATGGCACCGCTCGCCGCCGACCCGAGCGTGCGGGAGGCCGTGGCGGACACCGTCGGCGACGGCATCCTGCGCGCGGTCGACCACCATCTGGACGTCGGCCCGGTACCCGACTCCGTCCGGCCGTTCCTGCGCGACGTCGCGCGCTCCTTCACCCAGACCGAGGCCTTCCGGCTGGCCTGGGACACCGGCAACCAGATCACCCACGACGCGGTCCTGCGCGCCCTGCGCGACGAGGGCGACGCCACCTCGGCCGCGGGACCCGTCACCGTCGATTTCGCCCCCGTCACCGACCAGGTCAAGCGCCAGCTGACCCGCGACCATGTGCCGCTGGCCGCGCGCATCCCGGTGGAGCACACCGCAGTCTCGGTGCTCCCGGCGGGCGAACTGATCCTGCTCCGGAAGGGGTTCCACGTGCTCGAAGTCGCCGGTTTCTGGCTGCCGGTGGCAGCCGTCGGCTGCGCCACCACCGGGATCACCCTGGCCGTCCGCCGCCGCCGCGCCGTCGTCGCGACCGCGCTGGCCACCGCTCTGGGCGGCGGGCTGCTCGCCCTGGCCCTCGCCGTCGGCCGCGACCTCACCCTCGCCGACCTGCCCGCCGACGTGCCCCACCCGGCCGCGGGCGCGGTGTACGACGCCCTCACCGGCACCCTGCGCACGGTCTCCTGGCTGCTGCTCGGCCTCGGCCTCACGGTGGCCCTCGCCACCTGGCTGATCCGGTATCTGCGCGTGGCGCGTCCCGCACGGCGCCGGGGCGCCGCCGTCCCGGCTCCGGCCTCGACCGCCGCTTCCGCGCACCCGCCCGCTCCGGCCGAGGAACCGACCCGGGCCCGGGTCTGACCTCGTCCGTCTCACGAGTCCTGCCGGCCGGCGCGCCCGCCTTCCCCAGCCTGTGGATGCCGCGGCGCGGCACACGGATCTCCACACCCTGTGAATGTCCCCCGTGGATGTCCCCCAGTGAGTTCCTGGCGCCGGGCGCCCCCGGTGAATTCCTGGCGCGCGGCGGACGCCCGGCCCTAGGCTCGCCCCGTGAACCGACGCCCCGGACGCAGGCTCGGCATCTGGAGTACCGGACTGCTGCTGGCCGGAGTCGGCACAGTGGTCGGCTGCCGGGCCGCCGACACCGACGGCGTCACCCCCGTGCCCCAGCTGCTCGCCTTCCTGCCCTGGCTGCTCGTGCCGGCCGGCGTCGCCCTGCTGTGCGCGCTGCTCGCCCGCTGGTGGCCCGGCCTGGTGGGCGCGGTCGCCGTACTCGGCCTGCTCGCCTGGTATCTGGAGCCGTACGGCAGAACCGCCGAGCCGGACGGGCCGCCGCTCGCCACGCTGCGCGTGCTGACCTCCAACGTGGAGTTCGGGCGCGGCACCCCGGCCCTGGTCCCCCGGATCCGCGACCGCCGGCCGGACGTCGTCTTCGTCGAGGAGTGCGAGTACACCTGCCAGGCCACGCTGGAGGCCGACTTCGCGACGGCCTACCCGTACCGGCAGGCGGTCCGCGCGGCCGGCTCCCACGGCTCCCTCATCCTCAGCCGCTTTCCGCTGAAGCCGACGGCCGGTGTCGCCGGCACCATGGGCATGCCCGGCGCCGTGGCCGACGTGCACGGCCATGCCGTACGGCTCCAACTCGCCCATCCCATGCCCCCGCTGCCGGACCAGGTCGGCCTGTGGCGGCGCGAACTCGGCAGGCTCCGCGCCTTCGCGGCCGCCGACCCCCGCACCCCCACCGTCCTCGCCGGCGACTTCAACGCCACCCAGGACCACGCGGCCTTCCGCCGCATCCTCGACACCGGGCTGACCGACGCCGCCCGTCTCGCCGGACACGACCGCGCCGCCAGCTGGCCCGCGCGCACCGCCTCGGTCGTCGGCACCCAGATCGACCATGTCCTGCTCTCCTCGGACTTCACCGCGACCGGCGCCCGCTTTCTGCGCGTGACCGGCAGCGACCACCGGGCCCTGGTCGTGGATCTCGCCCTCCACCAGCGCGGATGACCCGGCGCGGATCGGAGTGAACGGCGGCGGACGGCGATAATGGCCGCATGTCGCGAGAGTTCCCCATCGGCCTCACCCCTCCCGACTGGCTGGTCCGGAATCTCCGCCCCGAGCACGCCCCCGTCAACAAGGCGGCCGTGGCCCGCGCCGCCCTCGCGCTGGCCCTCCCCCTGGCGATCGGCCTCGCCACCGGATATCCCGCGTACGGCGCCCTCGCCTCCATGGGCGCCCTGTCCGGCGTCATCGGCGACACCGCCGACGCCTACCGCATGCGCATCCTCAACATCGCCGTACCGCAGCTCTTCGGCGCGGTCGGTGTGACGCTGGGCACGCTGGTGTACGGCCACGGCTGGTACGCGGTGGCCGCCGTCACCGCAGTGGCGCTGCTGTCCGGCATGATCTCGACGATCGGCGCGGTGGCCTCGGTCTCCGGGCTGCTGCTCCTCCTGAACTGCGTGGTGGGCGCGGGCCTCCCGCTCCCCCACCCCTGGTGGCTGGCCCCGGCCCTGATGACGGGCGGCGGCCTCCTGGTCCTCCTCCTCGCCCTGCTGGCCTGGCCGCTGCGCTCGGGCGTGCCCGAACGCGCGGCGGTGGCGGCCACCTACCGCGCGGTCGCAGCCCTCCTCACCGTCTCCGGCACGGACCGCACCGAGGAGTACGAGGACGCCCGCCGCACCGTCACCCAGTCCCTCAACCAGGCCTACGACCTGATCCTGGCC contains:
- a CDS encoding endonuclease/exonuclease/phosphatase family protein; the encoded protein is MNRRPGRRLGIWSTGLLLAGVGTVVGCRAADTDGVTPVPQLLAFLPWLLVPAGVALLCALLARWWPGLVGAVAVLGLLAWYLEPYGRTAEPDGPPLATLRVLTSNVEFGRGTPALVPRIRDRRPDVVFVEECEYTCQATLEADFATAYPYRQAVRAAGSHGSLILSRFPLKPTAGVAGTMGMPGAVADVHGHAVRLQLAHPMPPLPDQVGLWRRELGRLRAFAAADPRTPTVLAGDFNATQDHAAFRRILDTGLTDAARLAGHDRAASWPARTASVVGTQIDHVLLSSDFTATGARFLRVTGSDHRALVVDLALHQRG